The Anaerolineae bacterium region CTCCCTCCTTCGAACAACGGCCATCGCGCCCATCCGGCTCCCGGTGAGGTACGCTTGGCCATGCACGGCGTCTGGTACAGTTATCCCGAGGCCACTGCGCTCCGGGGCGTAGACCTAGAGCTGCGGCAGGGAGAGATCCTGGCCCTGCAAGGCCACAACGGCGCCGGCAAGACCACCCTGCTAAAGGTCCTGGTGGGGCTGCTCAAGCCCGAGAAGGGAGAAGCCCTGCTCGATGGCGCCAGCGTGGCCGGCCTGGGCCTGCACCAGGTCATCCGCCGAGTCGGGTTCGTGCCCCAGAGCCCCGGCAGCCTTCTCTTCCAGGACACGGTACGGGCGGAGCTGGAGTTCACCCGTCGCAGCCATGGCCTACCGGCGCGCGACCCCATGGCGCTGTTGGAGCGGCTCGGCCTGGCCGAATACGCCGACACCTACCCCCGCGACCTGAGCCAGGGGGAACGGCAGCGGGTCGCCCTGGCCGCCATCCTCGTCGCCGAGCCCGAGATCCTTCTCCTGGACGAGCCCACCTTGGGGCTGGACTACCTGCAGAAGGCGCGGCTGGTGCAGATACTGCGGGAACTCCGCGATGAGGGGAAGTCGGTCCTCATGGCTACCCACGACGTGGAGCTGGTGGCCGCCTGCGCCGACCGGACGGTCGTCTTGCAGGACGGCCGTGTCCTCGACTCCGGCCGCCCGGGCGAAGTGATGCTGCGCCACGAAGGGTACGCCTCCCAGATCAGTCGACTCTTCGGCGATGGAGAGCGCCTGACCGTCGAGGACGTGCTGGCATGAGGTACCTGAACCACGCCATCCTGCTGGCAGCCAGCCTGCTGGGCGCCGGGTCCCTGCTCCTGCCCTTCTTCGCTCCGCCAGCGGGCGCGGACCAGGCCGGGCCCATGGCCCACGCGGGGGACGCCCCGGTCATCTTCGTAGCCCTGGTGGTGCTCTGCCTGGGTGCCGTGGCCGCCAACCTGGCCGGTCGGCAGATGAACTCCAAGGTCATGGCGGTCCTAGGGGTCCTAACCGCCATGAATGCCGTGCTGCGGGCCATCCCCGGCCCGGGCGGCTTCAGTGCCATCTTCGTGCTCCCCATCCTGACCGGCTACGTCTACGGGTCCACCTTCGGCTTCTTGCTGGGCTCCCTCAGCCTGCTGATCTCGGCCCTCATCGGTGCCGGCATTGGGCCCTGGTTGCCCTACCAGATGCTCTGTGCCGGGTGGGTGGGTATGATCAGCGGCTGGCTGCCCCATCTGCGCCGGCCCCAGGCCGAGATGGCCGTATTGATAGGCTGGGGAGTCCTGTCCGGCCTCATCTTCGGCGCCGTCATGAACCTGTGGTTCTGGCCCTTCATCAACGTTCCCGGCGAGGCGGACCTTTACTGGAGTCCAGGGGCCACCCTGGCCGAGGGACTCCGGCGTTACCTGGCCTTCTACCTGCTGACCTCGGCCTGGTGGGACGCCATGCGCGCCGCAGGCAACGCCGTGCTGCTGGCCCTGTTTGGCCGGGCCCTGGTGACCACCCTGCGCCGTTACCAGCGCCGCTTCCAGTTCTCCCTGGGCTGATACGGGAGAGCAAGAAACGGATTGAGTTGGTGCGGCCGCGTTAGTACAGTGTCGGTCAGCATGCCGTTTGGGAGGTATCGTGTCTCAAGTGGATGACTACCGGCTGGTGGAACGGGCCATCGGCTACCTGGAGGCCAACTTCATCCGGCAGCCGAGCCTGGCAGAGGTGGCAGCGGCCGTGAACCTGAGCGAGCACCACTTTCACAGGCTGTTCCGTCGTTGGGCCGGCATCAGCCCCAAGCGCTTCCTCCAGTTCCTCACCCTCGAGTACGCCAAGGAGCTGCTGCAGGAGTCGCGGGCGCTGCTTGAGGTGACCTACGAGGCCGGGCTATCCGGCCCGGGCCGACTCCACGACCTATTCGTCACGCTGGAGGCGGTGACCCCGGGCGAATATCGGCGGCGGGGCGATGGGCTGACGATCGAGTACGGGGTGCATCCTTCTCCCTTCGGCTACTGCCTCTTAGCCGCTACGGAGCGGGGCATCTGCGCCCTGCACTTCGTCGATGACGGCGACCCGTCCGCGGCTCTGGCAGAGCTCAGGCACACGTGGCCAGGAGCCCGGCTGGTGGAGAGCCCGGAAAGCACCGGGCGGCTGGCCGAGGCGGCCTTCTCCGGCGACGTGCCTCTGGCCTTGTTCGTCAAGGGCACCAACTTCCAGGTGCAGGTCTGGCGGGCGCTGCTAAGCATCCCTCCCGGCCACGTGCTTTCCTACGAGGATGTGGCGGGCATGATCGGCCGCCCGACGGCATCTCGAGCGGTGGGCAACGCCGTGGGCAGCAACCCGGTGGGCTACCTTATCCCCTGCCACCGGGTGATCCGCAAGACGGGGCGCTTCGGGCACTACGGCGGCGGCCCGCTGCGCAAGCGGGCCATGCTGGGATGGGAGATGGCAGCGCGCGAGCGCGAGGCCACGGAGTAGCTCGGGCGGCACGCCCTCAGCGCCGCCCCGTTCCAGTCCATGGGAGCACTCGCCGGAGCTCGTCGGCGAGCGCAGGTGCGCCAGTCCGTCGGTTGGCGTGGGCAGGGCCAACCGGCGACAATGGGTCTGACCGATGGAGGAGGGCCATGCTCGACTTTGACCGTATCCGGGACGAGGTGCTCGAACTGCTGGGCCCCTACGGGGTCAGGCGCATAGCAGTGTTCGGCTCCGTGGCC contains the following coding sequences:
- a CDS encoding ECF transporter S component, coding for MRYLNHAILLAASLLGAGSLLLPFFAPPAGADQAGPMAHAGDAPVIFVALVVLCLGAVAANLAGRQMNSKVMAVLGVLTAMNAVLRAIPGPGGFSAIFVLPILTGYVYGSTFGFLLGSLSLLISALIGAGIGPWLPYQMLCAGWVGMISGWLPHLRRPQAEMAVLIGWGVLSGLIFGAVMNLWFWPFINVPGEADLYWSPGATLAEGLRRYLAFYLLTSAWWDAMRAAGNAVLLALFGRALVTTLRRYQRRFQFSLG
- a CDS encoding methylated-DNA--[protein]-cysteine S-methyltransferase — encoded protein: MVSQVDDYRLVERAIGYLEANFIRQPSLAEVAAAVNLSEHHFHRLFRRWAGISPKRFLQFLTLEYAKELLQESRALLEVTYEAGLSGPGRLHDLFVTLEAVTPGEYRRRGDGLTIEYGVHPSPFGYCLLAATERGICALHFVDDGDPSAALAELRHTWPGARLVESPESTGRLAEAAFSGDVPLALFVKGTNFQVQVWRALLSIPPGHVLSYEDVAGMIGRPTASRAVGNAVGSNPVGYLIPCHRVIRKTGRFGHYGGGPLRKRAMLGWEMAAREREATE